One genomic region from Oncorhynchus clarkii lewisi isolate Uvic-CL-2024 chromosome 21, UVic_Ocla_1.0, whole genome shotgun sequence encodes:
- the LOC139379419 gene encoding ufm1-specific protease 1 yields the protein MANLEENISERIDWGEKAVVGEKHKGTERNADWTGTLLNNAHIGLPNPAPDVVKCSLISGECLYFHYGCDGQDDRGWGCGYRTLQTMASWLCQSWAPPPPKGKCRPPPSLPEIQHALVAMGDKLAMFAGSHEWIGTFEAALVLDYYYDVPCKVVHVRDGGVELERAAEELHQHFQSQGSPVMMGGDRDNSSKGILGVCTRPGGQGSYLLVMDPHYYGPRLEMTSVQGLGWVSWKKVGSLDHSSFYNLCLPQTSRK from the coding sequence ATGGCTAATCTAGAGGAAAACATTTCTGAGCGGATTGACTGGGGTGAAAAGGCAGTGGTGGGAGAAAAACACAAAGGCACAGAGCGTAATGCAGattggacagggactctgctgaaTAATGCACACATTGGACTTCCTAACCCAGCACCAGATgttgtcaaatgctccctaataTCTGGGGAGTGTCTCTACTTCCACTATGGGTGTGATGGTCAGGACGACAGGGGCTGGGGCTGTGGCTACCGCACCTTACAGACCATGGCCTCTTGGCTGTGCCAGAGTTGGGCCCCACCACCACCTAAGGGCAAATGCAGACCCCCACCCAGCCTTCCCGAAATCCAGCACGCCCTGGTCGCAATGGGGGACAAGCTTGCCATGTTCGCTGGCTCTCACGAGTGGATAGGGACGTTTGAGGCGGCCCTGGTCCTGGACTACTACTATGACGTCCCCTGTAAGGTTGTCCACGTGCGGGATGGAGGGGTAGAACTAGAGAGAGCTGCTGAGGAGCTCCACCAGCACTTCCAGAGCCAGGGGTCTCCTGTCATGATGGGAGGCGACCGGGACAACTCCTCCAAGGGGATCCTGGGTGTGTGCACTCGGCCTGGGGGCCAGGGGAGCTACCTGCTGGTGATGGACCCTCACTACTATGGGCCCAGACTGGAGATGACGTCGGTGCAGGGGCTGGGGTGGGTGTCGTGGAAAAAAGTAGGGTCACTGGATCATAGCTCTTTCTATAACTTGTGTCTGCCTCAGACTTCCCGGAAATGA